A single genomic interval of Bos javanicus breed banteng chromosome 8, ARS-OSU_banteng_1.0, whole genome shotgun sequence harbors:
- the LPL gene encoding lipoprotein lipase, with the protein MESKALLLLALSVCLQSLTVSRGGLVAADRITGGKDFRDIESKFALRTPEDTAEDTCHLIPGVTESVANCHFNHSSKTFVVIHGWTVTGMYESWVPKLVAALYKREPDSNVIVVDWLSRAQQHYPVSAGYTKLVGQDVAKFMNWMADEFNYPLGNVHLLGYSLGAHAAGIAGSLTNKKVNRITGLDPAGPNFEYAEAPSRLSPDDADFVDVLHTFTRGSPGRSIGIQKPVGHVDIYPNGGTFQPGCNIGEALRVIAERGLGDVDQLVKCSHERSVHLFIDSLLNEENPSKAYRCNSKEAFEKGLCLSCRKNRCNNMGYEINKVRAKRSSKMYLKTRSQMPYKVFHYQVKIHFSGTESNTYTNQAFEISLYGTVAESENIPFTLPEVSTNKTYSFLLYTEVDIGELLMLKLKWISDSYFSWSNWWSSPGFDIGKIRVKAGETQKKVIFCSREKMSYLQKGKSPVIFVKCHDKSLNRKSG; encoded by the exons ggATTACAGGAGGAAAAGATTTTAGAGACATTGAAAGTAAATTTGCTCTCAGGACTCCCGAAGACACAGCTGAGGACACTTGCCACCTCATTCCTGGAGTGACCGAATCTGTGGCTAACTGTCACTTCAACCACAGCAGCAAAACCTTTGTGGTGATCCATGGCTGGACG GTGACAGGAATGTATGAGAGTTGGGTGCCAAAACTCGTGGCTGCCTTGTACAAGAGGGAACCGGACTCCAACGTCATCGTGGTGGACTGGCTGTCACGGGCCCAGCAGCATTATCCAGTGTCTGCAGGGTACACCAAGCTGGTGGGACAGGATGTGGCCAAGTTTATGAACTGGATGGCG GATGAATTTAACTATCCCCTGGGCAATGTGCATCTCTTGGGATACAGCCTTGGGGCCCATGCTGCTGGTATTGCAGGAAGTCTGACCAATAAGAAGGTCAACAGGATAACCG GCTTAGATCCAGCTGGACCTAACTTCGAGTATGCAGAAGCTCCAAGTCGCCTTTCTCCTGATGATGCGGATTTTGTAGACGTTTTACACACATTCACCAGGGGGTCACCAGGTCGAAGTATCGGAATCCAGAAACCAGTAGGGCATGTGGACATTTACCCTAACGGAGGCACTTTCCAACCAGGATGTAACATTGGGGAAGCTCTCCGTGTGATTGCAGAGAGAGGCCTTGGAG ATGTGGATCAGCTAGTGAAGTGCTCCCATGAACGTTCCGTTCATCTCTTCATTGACTCTCTGTTGAATGAAGAAAATCCAAGTAAGGCCTACCGGTGCAATTCCAAAGAAGCCTTTGAGAAAGGTCTCTGCCTGAGCTGCAGAAAGAACCGTTGCAACAACATGGGCTACGAGATCAACAAGGTCAGAGCCAAAAGAAGCAGCAAGATGTACCTGAAGACTCGTTCTCAGATGCCTTACAAAG TCTTCCATTACCAAGTAAAgatacatttttctggaactgagagTAATACATACACCAACCAGGCCTTCGAGATCTCTCTGTATGGCACTGTGGCTGAGAGCGAGAACATCCCTTTTACCCT GCCTGAAGTTTCCACAAATAAGACATACTCCTTTCTACTTTACACGGAGGTGGATATTGGAGAATTGCTAATGTTGAAACTCAAATGGATTAGCGATTCCTACTTCAGCTGGTCCAACTGGTGGAGCAGCCCCGGCTTTGATATTGGGAAGATCAGAGTAAAGGCAGGAGAGACtcaaaaaaa GGTGATCTTCTGTTCCCGGGAGAAAATGTCTTATCTGCAGAAAGGAAAGTCACCTGTGATATTTGTGAAATGCCATGACAAGTCTCTGAATAGAAAGTCTGGCTG A